The Montipora foliosa isolate CH-2021 chromosome 14, ASM3666993v2, whole genome shotgun sequence genome window below encodes:
- the LOC137984551 gene encoding craniofacial development protein 2-like, translated as MTLGSQTRKEAPEPTGSLVHRKNTLKIGNWNVRTLYRTGNLAQAAREMKRRGISIMGISETHWTGQGKLQIAEGETIIYSGREDDIHRAGVGILMSQDAAGALIEWIPVSERIIQARFHSRHIKLMVIHVYAPTEDADEETKDEFYAKLQGVLDKRNKHDMLGITGDVNAKVGEENNIYERVMGKHGLGVRNRNGEKLCDMCDMNELVITGTLFPHKIIHKATWISPDGRTRNQIDHVLINKRFRNSVEDTRVYRSADLGSDHYLVCTTIRLKLKRPPRQKKTGRVKYDSSKLGNEDTLKEFKVTLRNRYQVLQQERGV; from the coding sequence ATGACGCTCGGGAGTCAAACCCGAAAGGAAGCACCTGAGCCGACAGGGTCACTGGTGCACCGTAAAAACACTTTGAAGATAGGAAATTGGAATGTGCGCACGTTGTATAGAACAGGGAACCTTGCACAAGCAGCAAGGGAGATGAAAAGGAGAGGAATATCCATTATGGGTATAAGTGAAACACACTGGACTGGTCAGGGTAAACTACAAATTGCAGAGGGAGAGACCATTATCTACTCTGGTAGGGAAGATGACATACATAGAGCAGGGGTAGGTATATTGATGTCACAAGATGCAGCTGGGGCTCTCATAGAATGGATACCGGTCAGTGAGAGGATAATTCAAGCTCGTTTTCACTCAAGGCACATCAAACTAATGGTAATACATGTCTATGCCCCAACCGAGGATGCAGATGAAGAGACCAAAGATGAGTTCTATGCAAAGCTACAGGGGGTGCTGGATAAGAGAAACAAGCACGATATGCTGGGTATTACCGGAGACGTGAATGCAAAGGTGGGAGAGGAAAACAACATCTATGAACGAGTGATGGGGAAGCACGGTCTAGGAGTACGAAATCGCAACGGCGAAAAGCTTTGCGATATGTGCGACATGAACGAACTAGTCATAACAGGAACATTGTTTCCTCATAAAATTATCCATAAAGCGACTTGGATTTCACCGGATGGACGGACCAGGAATCAGATCGATCATGTCTTGATTAATAAACGGTTCAGGAACTCGGTAGAAGATACAAGGGTCTATAGGTCTGCAGACTTGGGTAGTGATCACTATCTTGTTTGTACAACTATCAGACTCAAGCTCAAGAGACCCCCAAGGCAAAAGAAAACAGGTCGGGTCAAATACGACTCATCAAAGCTGGGAAACGAAGATACCCTGAAAGAATTCAAGGTTACCCTAAGGAATAGGTACCAGGTCTTACAACAAGAACGCGGAGTTTAG